A section of the Tenrec ecaudatus isolate mTenEca1 chromosome 10, mTenEca1.hap1, whole genome shotgun sequence genome encodes:
- the SYNGR2 gene encoding synaptogyrin-2 isoform X1: MESGAYGAAKAGGSFDLQRFLSQPQVVARAACMIFALIVFACIFGEGYSNSHRSDESYCVFNRNEDACRYGGAVGVLAFLACAAFFVVDVYFPQISNATDRKYLVVGDLLFSALWTFLWFVGFCFLTNQWAATNPKDVLVGADSPRAAIAFSFFSIFSWGVLASLAYQRYKAGVDDFLQNYVDPTPDPTTVYAPYPAASADNYQQPPFTQNAEASPDGYQPPPVY, encoded by the exons ATGGAGAGCGGGGCCTACGGCGCGGCCAAGGCCGGCGGCTCCTTCGACCTGCAGCGCTTCCTGTCGCAGCCGCAGGTGGTGGCGCGCGCCGCGTGCATG ATCTTCGCTTTGATCGTGTTTGCTTGCATCTTCGGCGAGGGCTACAGCAACAGCCACAGGTCGGACGAGAGCTACTGCGTGTTCAACCGTAATGAGGACGCCTGCCGCTACGGTGGGGCTGTCGGTGTGCTGGCCTTCCTGGCCTGTGCCGCCTTCTTTGTAGTGGACGTCTACTTCCCCCAGATCAGCAATGCCACTGACCGCAAGTACCTGGTCGTCGGAGACCTGCTTTTCTCAG CTCTCTGGACCTTCCTGTGGTTTGTTGGTTTCTGCTTCCTCACCAACCAGTGGGCAGCCACCAACCCCAAGGATGTGCTGGTGGGCGCCGACTCCCCGCGAGCAGCCATCGCCTTTAGCTTCTTCTCCATCTTCTCCTGG GGTGTGCTGGCCTCGCTGGCCTACCAGCGTTACAAGGCCGGAGTGGACGACTTCCTCCAAAACTACGTGGACCCCACACCCGACCCTACCACGGTCTACGCCCCCTACCCTGCCGCCTCTGCCGACAATTACCAGCAACCCCCCTTCACCCAGAACGCAGAGGCATCCCCCGACGGGTACCAGCCGCCCCCTGTGTACTAA
- the SYNGR2 gene encoding synaptogyrin-2 isoform X2, with the protein MESGAYGAAKAGGSFDLQRFLSQPQVVARAACMIFALIVFACIFGEGYSNSHRSDESYCVFNRNEDACRYGGAVGVLAFLACAAFFVVDVYFPQISNATDRKYLVVGDLLFSGCAGLAGLPALQGRSGRLPPKLRGPHTRPYHGLRPLPCRLCRQLPATPLHPERRGIPRRVPAAPCVLIGCCNAMGT; encoded by the exons ATGGAGAGCGGGGCCTACGGCGCGGCCAAGGCCGGCGGCTCCTTCGACCTGCAGCGCTTCCTGTCGCAGCCGCAGGTGGTGGCGCGCGCCGCGTGCATG ATCTTCGCTTTGATCGTGTTTGCTTGCATCTTCGGCGAGGGCTACAGCAACAGCCACAGGTCGGACGAGAGCTACTGCGTGTTCAACCGTAATGAGGACGCCTGCCGCTACGGTGGGGCTGTCGGTGTGCTGGCCTTCCTGGCCTGTGCCGCCTTCTTTGTAGTGGACGTCTACTTCCCCCAGATCAGCAATGCCACTGACCGCAAGTACCTGGTCGTCGGAGACCTGCTTTTCTCAG GGTGTGCTGGCCTCGCTGGCCTACCAGCGTTACAAGGCCGGAGTGGACGACTTCCTCCAAAACTACGTGGACCCCACACCCGACCCTACCACGGTCTACGCCCCCTACCCTGCCGCCTCTGCCGACAATTACCAGCAACCCCCCTTCACCCAGAACGCAGAGGCATCCCCCGACGGGTACCAGCCGCCCCCTGTGTACTAATCGGCTGCTGCAATGCTATGGGCACTTAG
- the TK1 gene encoding thymidine kinase, cytosolic isoform X2: MSCINLPTVLPGSPSKTRGQVQVILGPMFSGKSTELMRRVRRFQIAQYKCLVIKYAKDIRYGSGLSTHDRNTMEALPACLLRDVTQEAQGVAVIGIDEGQFFPDIVEFSEAMANTGKTVIVAALDGTFQRKVEVIGGADKYHSVCRLCYFKKAPGQDKENCPVPGRLGETPARKLFAPQLGPLSPLHQGFPMIGS, from the exons ATGAGTTGCATCAATCTGCCCACCGTGTTGCCCGGATCCCCTAGCAAGACCCGCGGCCAAGTCCAG gTGATCCTCGGACCCATGTTCTCAGGGAAAAG CACGGAACTGATGAGACGTGTCCGCCGCTTCCAGATTGCACAGTACAAGTGTCTGGTGATCAAGTACGCCAAGGACATCCGCTACGGCAGTGGCTTGTCAACCCATGACCG GAACACCATGGAggcgctgcctgcctgcctgctccgGGATGTGACCCAGGAGGCCCAGGGTGTAGCTGTCATCGGCATTGATGAAGGGCAGTTT TTCCCCGACATTGTGGAGTTCAGCGAGGCCATGGCCAACACTGGGAAGACAGTGATTGTGGCTGCCCTGGATGGAACCTTCCAGAGGAAG GTGGAGGTGATCGGTGGGGCAGACAAGTATCACTCAGTATGCCGTCTCTGCTACTTCAAGAAGGCTCCCGGACAGGACAAGGAGAACTGCCCAGTGCCTGGGAGGCTGGGGGAGACGCCGGCCCGGAAGCTCTTTGCCCCCCAGCTTGGCCCACTGAGCCCCCTGCACCAGGGTTTCCCCATGATCGGGTCCTAG
- the TK1 gene encoding thymidine kinase, cytosolic isoform X1 — translation MSCINLPTVLPGSPSKTRGQVQVILGPMFSGKSTELMRRVRRFQIAQYKCLVIKYAKDIRYGSGLSTHDRNTMEALPACLLRDVTQEAQGVAVIGIDEGQFFPDIVEFSEAMANTGKTVIVAALDGTFQRKAFGNILNLVPLAESVVKLTAVCMECFREAAYTKRLGAEKEVEVIGGADKYHSVCRLCYFKKAPGQDKENCPVPGRLGETPARKLFAPQLGPLSPLHQGFPMIGS, via the exons ATGAGTTGCATCAATCTGCCCACCGTGTTGCCCGGATCCCCTAGCAAGACCCGCGGCCAAGTCCAG gTGATCCTCGGACCCATGTTCTCAGGGAAAAG CACGGAACTGATGAGACGTGTCCGCCGCTTCCAGATTGCACAGTACAAGTGTCTGGTGATCAAGTACGCCAAGGACATCCGCTACGGCAGTGGCTTGTCAACCCATGACCG GAACACCATGGAggcgctgcctgcctgcctgctccgGGATGTGACCCAGGAGGCCCAGGGTGTAGCTGTCATCGGCATTGATGAAGGGCAGTTT TTCCCCGACATTGTGGAGTTCAGCGAGGCCATGGCCAACACTGGGAAGACAGTGATTGTGGCTGCCCTGGATGGAACCTTCCAGAGGAAG GCCTTCGGGAACATCCTGAACCTAGTGCCGCTGGCCGAGAGCGTGGTGAAGCTGACCGCCGTGTGCATGGAGTGTTTCCGTGAGGCTGCCTACACCAAGAGGCTGGGTGCAGAGAAGGAG GTGGAGGTGATCGGTGGGGCAGACAAGTATCACTCAGTATGCCGTCTCTGCTACTTCAAGAAGGCTCCCGGACAGGACAAGGAGAACTGCCCAGTGCCTGGGAGGCTGGGGGAGACGCCGGCCCGGAAGCTCTTTGCCCCCCAGCTTGGCCCACTGAGCCCCCTGCACCAGGGTTTCCCCATGATCGGGTCCTAG
- the TK1 gene encoding thymidine kinase, cytosolic isoform X3, with protein MRRVRRFQIAQYKCLVIKYAKDIRYGSGLSTHDRNTMEALPACLLRDVTQEAQGVAVIGIDEGQFFPDIVEFSEAMANTGKTVIVAALDGTFQRKAFGNILNLVPLAESVVKLTAVCMECFREAAYTKRLGAEKEVEVIGGADKYHSVCRLCYFKKAPGQDKENCPVPGRLGETPARKLFAPQLGPLSPLHQGFPMIGS; from the exons ATGAGACGTGTCCGCCGCTTCCAGATTGCACAGTACAAGTGTCTGGTGATCAAGTACGCCAAGGACATCCGCTACGGCAGTGGCTTGTCAACCCATGACCG GAACACCATGGAggcgctgcctgcctgcctgctccgGGATGTGACCCAGGAGGCCCAGGGTGTAGCTGTCATCGGCATTGATGAAGGGCAGTTT TTCCCCGACATTGTGGAGTTCAGCGAGGCCATGGCCAACACTGGGAAGACAGTGATTGTGGCTGCCCTGGATGGAACCTTCCAGAGGAAG GCCTTCGGGAACATCCTGAACCTAGTGCCGCTGGCCGAGAGCGTGGTGAAGCTGACCGCCGTGTGCATGGAGTGTTTCCGTGAGGCTGCCTACACCAAGAGGCTGGGTGCAGAGAAGGAG GTGGAGGTGATCGGTGGGGCAGACAAGTATCACTCAGTATGCCGTCTCTGCTACTTCAAGAAGGCTCCCGGACAGGACAAGGAGAACTGCCCAGTGCCTGGGAGGCTGGGGGAGACGCCGGCCCGGAAGCTCTTTGCCCCCCAGCTTGGCCCACTGAGCCCCCTGCACCAGGGTTTCCCCATGATCGGGTCCTAG